In the Mycolicibacterium thermoresistibile genome, one interval contains:
- a CDS encoding SRPBCC family protein has translation MSSDRIEKTVLLNAPLDRVWRAISDSDQFGQWFGMRFDGPFVAGATVTGTLTPTTVDEAVAAEQEPYAGVSDTWEIVAVEAPRRLAFRWHPAGLEEGSELTTLVEFTLTETPDGVLLRVVESGFDALPADRRRSAFDDHSEGWGKQVQLVSRYLTSGRLP, from the coding sequence ATGAGTTCCGACCGGATCGAGAAGACCGTGCTGCTGAACGCCCCGCTGGACCGGGTCTGGCGCGCGATCTCCGACTCCGACCAGTTCGGCCAGTGGTTCGGGATGCGATTCGACGGACCGTTCGTCGCCGGCGCCACGGTGACCGGGACGCTGACACCGACGACGGTGGACGAGGCGGTGGCCGCCGAACAGGAGCCGTACGCCGGCGTGTCGGACACCTGGGAGATCGTGGCGGTGGAGGCGCCGCGACGGTTGGCGTTCCGCTGGCATCCGGCGGGGCTCGAGGAGGGATCCGAGCTGACCACGCTGGTCGAGTTCACCCTCACCGAGACCCCGGACGGGGTGCTGCTGCGGGTCGTGGAATCCGGTTTCGACGCCTTACCCGCGGACCGGCGGCGGTCGGCCTTCGACGACCACTCCGAGGGCTGGGGCAAGCAGGTGCAACTGGTGAGCCGCTATCTCACGTCCGGTCGACTGCCATGA
- a CDS encoding ArsR/SmtB family transcription factor: MTATDQLHPVFHALGDPNRMRLITRLCDAGPGSTSQVAQAVSVSRQAATKHLLILEEAGLVRSDRRGRERIWRMQPEALDDASEYLDRLARRWDRALGRLRAFVEAPEQPDPGMSE, from the coding sequence ATGACAGCGACCGATCAGCTGCACCCGGTGTTCCACGCGCTCGGCGACCCCAACCGGATGCGCCTGATCACCCGATTGTGCGACGCCGGGCCGGGTTCGACATCCCAGGTCGCACAGGCGGTCTCGGTGAGCCGCCAGGCCGCGACCAAACACCTGCTGATTCTCGAGGAAGCCGGTCTGGTGCGCAGCGACCGGCGGGGCCGCGAACGTATCTGGCGGATGCAACCGGAGGCGCTCGACGACGCCAGCGAATATCTGGACCGGTTGGCCCGCCGGTGGGACCGCGCTCTCGGCCGTTTGCGGGCTTTCGTCGAAGCTCCCGAACAACCCGACCCCGGCATGTCAGAATGA
- a CDS encoding MmcQ/YjbR family DNA-binding protein yields the protein MPHPIMFRDDDPGLAELRRIALGYPEAFEKVSWGRPVFCAPKMFAMYGGSQKIRPGQMTQYPHSVLVKVDESERPALQADPRFFHPAYMGPSGWLGLDLTAAPVDWDEVRELIDASYRLCASRRLIRILDEQSSDPA from the coding sequence ATGCCGCACCCGATCATGTTCCGCGACGACGATCCCGGGCTGGCCGAGTTGCGCCGCATCGCGCTGGGATACCCGGAGGCGTTCGAGAAGGTCTCCTGGGGCCGGCCGGTGTTCTGCGCGCCCAAGATGTTCGCCATGTACGGCGGCTCCCAGAAGATCCGGCCGGGCCAGATGACACAGTACCCGCACTCGGTGCTGGTCAAGGTGGACGAGTCGGAACGTCCTGCGCTGCAGGCGGATCCGCGGTTCTTCCATCCCGCGTACATGGGACCGTCCGGCTGGCTGGGGCTGGACCTGACCGCGGCGCCGGTGGACTGGGACGAGGTGCGCGAGCTGATCGACGCGTCGTATCGGCTCTGCGCCTCCCGCCGGCTGATCCGCATCCTCGACGAGCAGTCCTCGGATCCGGCCTGA
- the ligA gene encoding NAD-dependent DNA ligase LigA: MPPDDPAAALAEQSEAGPDADLRRRWQELADEVREHQFRYYVRDAPIISDAEFDELFRELQALEEAHPELRTPDSPTQLVGGAGFTTDFAPAEHLERMLSLDNVFAPEELAAWAERIRAEIGDDPHYLCELKIDGVALSLVYRDGRLVRAATRGDGRVGEDVTLNARTIADIPHRLSGTARYPVPKVLEVRGEVFFRIADFEELNAGLVAEGKPPFANPRNSAAGSLRQKNPAVTARRKLRMICHGFGRVEGFAPDSLHEAYLAFKEWGLPVSEHTTVVQGLPAVEERIAYWGEHRHEVDHEIDGVVVKVDKVALQRRLGATSRAPRWAVAYKYPPEEAQTRLLDIRVNVGRTGRVTPFAYMEPVKVAGSTVSLATLHNAAEVKRKGVLIGDTVMIRKAGDVIPEVLGPVVELRDGTEREFVMPTECPECGTPLAPEKEGDADIRCPNSRSCPAQLRERVFHVASRGALDIEGLGYEAATALLEAGVIADEGDLFDLTEDDLLRTEFFTTKNGALSANGKRLLANIAKARNQPLWRVLVALSIRHVGPTAARALATEFGSLDAIIAASEQELAAVDGVGPTIAAAVKEWFTVDWHRTIVDKWRAAGVRMADERDTSIERTLEGVTVVVTGSLTGFSRDEAKEAIIARGGKASGSVSKKTDFVVAGDSPGSKYDKAVELGVPILDEDGFRRLLAEGPAGV; this comes from the coding sequence GTGCCGCCCGACGATCCGGCGGCGGCGCTCGCCGAACAGTCCGAGGCCGGCCCGGACGCCGACCTGCGTCGGCGCTGGCAGGAACTGGCCGATGAGGTCCGCGAGCATCAGTTCCGCTACTACGTGCGGGACGCGCCGATCATCTCCGACGCCGAGTTCGACGAGCTGTTCCGGGAGTTGCAGGCACTCGAGGAGGCGCATCCGGAGCTGCGGACACCGGATTCGCCCACGCAACTGGTCGGCGGCGCCGGGTTCACCACCGACTTCGCCCCGGCCGAGCATTTGGAGCGGATGCTCAGCCTGGACAACGTCTTCGCGCCCGAGGAGTTGGCCGCCTGGGCTGAGAGGATCCGCGCCGAGATCGGTGACGACCCGCATTATCTGTGTGAGCTGAAGATCGACGGGGTCGCGCTGTCGTTGGTCTACCGCGACGGCCGGTTGGTGCGCGCGGCCACCCGCGGCGACGGCCGCGTCGGTGAGGACGTCACGCTCAACGCCCGCACCATCGCTGACATCCCGCATCGGCTGAGCGGCACCGCGAGGTATCCGGTGCCCAAGGTGCTGGAGGTGCGGGGGGAGGTGTTCTTCCGGATCGCCGACTTCGAGGAACTCAACGCCGGGCTGGTCGCCGAGGGGAAACCGCCGTTCGCCAACCCGCGCAACAGCGCGGCCGGCTCGCTGCGGCAGAAGAACCCGGCGGTGACCGCCCGGCGCAAGCTGCGGATGATCTGCCACGGGTTCGGCCGGGTGGAGGGTTTCGCACCGGATTCCCTGCACGAGGCGTATCTGGCCTTCAAGGAGTGGGGGCTGCCGGTGTCCGAGCACACCACCGTCGTGCAGGGCCTGCCGGCGGTCGAGGAACGCATCGCCTACTGGGGTGAGCACCGCCACGAGGTCGATCACGAAATCGACGGTGTGGTGGTCAAAGTCGACAAGGTGGCGTTGCAGCGGAGGCTCGGCGCCACCTCGCGGGCGCCGCGCTGGGCGGTCGCCTACAAGTACCCGCCGGAGGAGGCGCAGACCAGACTGCTCGACATCCGGGTCAACGTGGGCCGCACCGGACGGGTCACGCCGTTCGCCTACATGGAGCCGGTGAAGGTGGCGGGGTCGACGGTCAGTCTGGCGACCCTGCACAACGCCGCCGAGGTGAAACGCAAAGGCGTGCTGATCGGCGACACCGTGATGATCCGCAAGGCCGGCGACGTCATCCCGGAAGTGCTCGGGCCGGTGGTGGAGTTGCGGGACGGCACCGAACGCGAGTTCGTGATGCCCACCGAATGCCCGGAGTGCGGCACACCGCTGGCGCCGGAGAAGGAAGGCGACGCCGACATCCGGTGTCCGAACTCGCGCAGCTGCCCGGCGCAGTTGCGGGAGCGGGTGTTCCACGTGGCCTCCCGGGGCGCGCTGGACATCGAGGGGCTCGGCTATGAGGCAGCCACCGCGCTGCTGGAGGCCGGGGTGATCGCCGACGAGGGCGACCTGTTCGACCTGACCGAGGACGATCTGCTGCGCACCGAATTCTTCACCACCAAGAACGGTGCGTTGTCCGCCAACGGGAAACGGCTGCTGGCCAACATCGCCAAGGCCCGCAACCAACCGCTGTGGCGGGTGCTGGTGGCGCTGTCGATCCGGCACGTCGGCCCGACCGCGGCACGCGCGCTGGCCACCGAATTCGGCAGTCTGGACGCCATCATCGCGGCATCCGAGCAGGAACTGGCCGCGGTCGACGGTGTGGGCCCCACCATCGCCGCCGCGGTCAAGGAATGGTTCACCGTCGACTGGCACCGCACGATCGTCGACAAATGGCGGGCGGCCGGGGTGCGGATGGCCGATGAGCGCGACACCAGCATCGAACGCACACTGGAAGGTGTGACCGTCGTGGTCACCGGGTCGTTGACCGGATTCTCCCGCGACGAGGCCAAGGAGGCGATCATCGCCCGCGGTGGAAAGGCGTCCGGGTCGGTGTCGAAGAAGACCGACTTCGTGGTGGCCGGCGACTCGCCCGGATCCAAGTACGACAAGGCGGTCGAACTGGGGGTCCCGATCCTCGACGAGGACGGTTTCCGCCGGCTGCTGGCCGAAGGGCCGGCGGGCGTCTGA
- a CDS encoding DUF4878 domain-containing protein, giving the protein MTNWTGGGDFGGPNPIGGDPSGGQPGGGWGAPPPPPTQWTPEQPPQWGNPQQPGFPPPGPQQFGPAQPGWGGQWGQPPPPDGPKRNRKALLVTLGAGAAVLVVLVVVGVIALSGLGGSGDGGSSRSAGAAVQGYLEALARGDAEAALSYGAGEPASKELLTDEVLKSQIEKMPISNIRILSDDSDNGVGFGKVHATVNFGDQVSDVTFLMKKSGNVWKLDSAAVRLDLSTQASSNRAMSTLTVFGKTVGDSVLYLFPGYIEWGTNNKNVTAQGQPLLLDALTGYAGGSAPKIVLSDSARKSITSAVRSYLDECARSKSLSPEGCPQRAFEYGAVDGTVTWHAPGTDNLQISFDGYSMEARVTLNGQFPYTVQGRDGAPINGSDHFMLYGRADLNQTPPVLKWN; this is encoded by the coding sequence GTGACGAATTGGACCGGTGGCGGCGATTTCGGTGGTCCCAATCCGATCGGCGGCGACCCGAGCGGGGGTCAGCCCGGCGGGGGATGGGGTGCGCCCCCTCCGCCGCCGACGCAATGGACACCCGAACAACCGCCGCAATGGGGCAATCCGCAACAGCCCGGCTTCCCGCCGCCCGGTCCGCAACAGTTCGGTCCCGCCCAGCCGGGCTGGGGCGGGCAGTGGGGCCAACCGCCACCCCCGGACGGCCCGAAACGCAACCGTAAAGCCCTGCTGGTCACGCTCGGCGCCGGCGCCGCGGTGCTGGTGGTGCTCGTGGTCGTCGGCGTCATCGCGCTCAGCGGCCTCGGTGGCAGCGGCGACGGCGGTTCCAGCCGGTCGGCGGGCGCCGCGGTGCAGGGCTATCTCGAGGCGCTGGCCCGCGGCGACGCCGAGGCGGCGTTGAGCTACGGGGCCGGGGAACCGGCCTCCAAGGAGTTGCTGACCGACGAGGTCCTCAAGTCGCAGATCGAGAAGATGCCGATCAGCAACATCCGCATCCTCAGCGACGATTCGGACAACGGCGTCGGATTCGGAAAAGTACACGCCACCGTCAATTTCGGCGATCAGGTCTCCGATGTCACCTTCCTGATGAAGAAGTCCGGCAACGTCTGGAAGCTCGACTCGGCGGCCGTCCGGTTGGACCTGTCGACCCAGGCGTCGAGCAACCGCGCGATGAGCACCCTCACCGTGTTCGGCAAGACGGTCGGCGACTCGGTGCTGTATCTGTTCCCGGGGTACATCGAATGGGGCACCAACAACAAGAACGTCACGGCGCAAGGGCAGCCGCTACTGCTCGACGCCCTGACCGGGTACGCGGGCGGCTCGGCGCCGAAGATCGTCCTGAGTGATTCCGCCCGGAAATCCATCACCTCCGCGGTGCGGTCCTACCTCGACGAGTGCGCGCGGTCGAAGTCGCTCTCGCCGGAGGGATGCCCGCAGCGAGCGTTCGAGTACGGCGCCGTCGACGGCACGGTGACCTGGCACGCGCCCGGCACCGACAACCTGCAGATCTCGTTCGACGGCTACAGCATGGAGGCCCGGGTGACGCTCAACGGGCAGTTCCCCTACACGGTGCAGGGCCGCGACGGGGCCCCGATCAACGGATCGGACCACTTCATGTTGTACGGCAGAGCCGATCTCAACCAGACGCCGCCGGTGCTGAAATGGAACTGA
- a CDS encoding AAA family ATPase: protein MELTERVVRPPGVAAARPQPNQQEIEHAHRFINAVTQAFSTKVVGQENLRESLLIGLLTGGHILLESVPGLAKTTAARAVADAISGTFQRIQCTPDLLPSDIIGTQIFDSATSSFVTQLGPVHANIVLLDEINRSSAKTQSAMLEAMEERQTTIAGELHPIPEPFVVIATQNPVDQEGTYPLSEAQTDRFMLKDILDYPSPQQEAEVIFRMDAGVYNRNQPTPPVVGLEDMRRLQELVGRIHLDPVLVHYVTQLVHVTRNPQQYLPQQLARLVQYGASPRATIAFCRSARAVALLQGRNHVLPDDIQRVAHRVLRHRLILGFEAMRLNVTPEMVIDAVLQSVRVP, encoded by the coding sequence ATGGAACTGACCGAACGCGTCGTTCGGCCGCCGGGCGTCGCCGCAGCCCGCCCCCAGCCGAATCAACAGGAGATCGAGCACGCCCACCGCTTCATCAACGCGGTCACACAGGCGTTCAGCACCAAGGTCGTCGGCCAGGAGAATCTCCGCGAATCGCTGCTGATCGGCTTGCTCACCGGCGGGCACATCCTGCTGGAAAGCGTTCCCGGCCTGGCGAAGACCACCGCGGCGCGTGCGGTCGCCGACGCCATCTCGGGTACGTTCCAGCGCATCCAGTGCACACCGGACCTGTTGCCCAGCGACATCATCGGCACCCAGATCTTCGATTCGGCGACGAGTTCCTTTGTCACCCAACTCGGTCCGGTGCATGCCAACATCGTGCTGCTCGACGAGATCAACCGGTCCAGCGCCAAGACGCAGAGCGCGATGCTCGAGGCCATGGAGGAACGGCAGACCACGATCGCCGGTGAGCTGCACCCGATCCCGGAACCGTTCGTGGTGATCGCGACGCAGAACCCGGTGGACCAGGAGGGCACCTATCCGCTGTCGGAGGCCCAGACCGACCGGTTCATGCTCAAGGACATCCTCGACTACCCCTCCCCGCAACAGGAGGCCGAGGTCATCTTCCGGATGGACGCCGGGGTGTACAACCGCAACCAGCCGACACCGCCGGTGGTGGGGCTCGAGGACATGCGCCGGCTGCAGGAACTCGTCGGCCGGATCCACCTGGACCCGGTGCTGGTGCACTACGTCACCCAGTTGGTGCACGTCACCCGCAACCCGCAGCAGTACCTGCCGCAACAGCTGGCCAGGCTGGTGCAGTACGGCGCCAGCCCGCGGGCCACCATCGCGTTCTGTCGTTCGGCACGCGCCGTCGCCCTGCTGCAGGGCCGTAATCACGTGCTGCCGGACGATATTCAGCGGGTGGCCCACCGGGTGTTGCGCCACCGGCTGATCCTGGGCTTCGAGGCGATGCGGCTCAACGTCACCCCGGAGATGGTGATCGACGCTGTGCTGCAGTCCGTTCGGGTGCCCTGA
- a CDS encoding DUF58 domain-containing protein: MGRYLNRARLHFGTDTRGMLEGGRYALVYTRSLELDDLRPYVPGDDVRDIDWKASARAGAVLIKRFVSERHHKILLVADAGRNMSALTPTGEVKREVAVDVMGAVGLISMGRSDEIGMVYGDSRGSVNTRNRRGETHIESILEDFYIHSLGDVGTSDITTQLEYVARAHRRRLLLVVVSDEPEVTPRLDEVLTQLIGQHEMVWLMITDMPAVGADEGEHDGYDVATGRFVLNGTVLGPRVVAAYRAAEQQRAAQLDAFLTSHEVCFTRIAGSAEIRDRLVEVSEVYSSAVR; this comes from the coding sequence ATGGGCAGGTACCTCAATCGGGCCCGGTTGCACTTCGGCACCGACACCAGGGGGATGCTCGAGGGTGGGCGGTATGCGCTGGTGTACACCCGCAGCCTCGAACTCGACGACCTGCGGCCGTACGTGCCCGGCGACGATGTCCGCGACATCGACTGGAAGGCCTCCGCCCGGGCGGGCGCCGTCCTGATCAAACGGTTCGTCTCCGAACGGCACCACAAGATCCTGCTGGTCGCTGACGCCGGGCGGAACATGTCGGCGCTGACGCCGACGGGCGAGGTCAAACGCGAGGTGGCGGTTGATGTCATGGGCGCGGTCGGGCTGATCTCGATGGGCCGCAGCGACGAGATCGGGATGGTGTACGGCGATTCCCGCGGCTCGGTGAACACGCGCAACCGGCGCGGCGAGACCCATATCGAAAGCATCCTGGAGGACTTCTATATCCACAGCCTCGGCGACGTCGGGACCAGCGACATCACCACCCAGCTGGAGTATGTGGCGCGCGCCCACCGCCGGCGGCTGCTGCTGGTCGTGGTCTCCGACGAGCCCGAGGTCACCCCGCGGTTGGACGAGGTCCTCACACAGCTCATCGGCCAGCACGAGATGGTCTGGCTGATGATCACCGACATGCCCGCCGTCGGCGCCGACGAAGGGGAGCACGACGGGTACGACGTGGCCACCGGCAGATTCGTGCTCAACGGCACCGTGCTGGGGCCGCGGGTGGTGGCCGCCTACCGCGCCGCCGAACAGCAGCGCGCGGCGCAACTGGATGCCTTCCTCACCTCACACGAGGTCTGCTTCACCCGGATAGCCGGCAGCGCCGAGATCCGCGACCGGCTCGTCGAGGTCAGCGAGGTGTACAGCAGTGCCGTCCGATGA
- a CDS encoding VWA domain-containing protein, with translation MTYQPVLAPVVLIAIAIGLILVRMVGLYRALVRTGTGHYRTMVLRWGGLTLAVLALVFAATRPGFDLDDGEPPDQRPKAVALDPNLNVFFVVDRSVDSRVEDYGDRESRMAGIRADMEALVNEFPRARFALISFAAKASLEWPLSDDSWSLVSKIRGLSPYTLVAPDAMVRVDPAAAREVLGRQLRQASELFPESKNLVFYLGEGGPGSRVRDTSFDDIPDGAIAGGAVLGYGTDAGGPIPQGWIDGNKVYFSDPATNAPANSAIDESRLKQIASDLGVPYLHRAAGQSITPAVPAVESASPESDDDLHGSKFVERRELYWIFSLLASVLVLVEIVLTIREFRRNRMSRMRVQT, from the coding sequence ATGACCTACCAACCCGTACTCGCCCCGGTGGTGCTGATCGCGATCGCGATCGGGCTGATCCTCGTCCGGATGGTCGGGTTGTACCGGGCGCTGGTCCGGACCGGCACCGGCCACTACCGCACGATGGTGTTGCGGTGGGGCGGGCTGACCCTGGCGGTGCTGGCCCTGGTCTTCGCCGCCACCCGGCCCGGATTCGACCTGGACGACGGCGAACCGCCCGATCAGCGGCCGAAAGCGGTGGCGCTGGACCCCAACCTCAACGTCTTCTTCGTGGTGGACCGGTCGGTCGACTCCCGGGTGGAGGATTACGGCGACCGGGAGTCCCGGATGGCCGGCATCCGTGCCGACATGGAGGCGCTGGTGAACGAGTTCCCCCGGGCCCGTTTCGCGCTGATCTCGTTCGCCGCCAAGGCATCGCTGGAATGGCCGCTCTCCGACGACTCCTGGAGCCTGGTGTCGAAGATCAGAGGATTGTCGCCGTACACCCTGGTCGCTCCCGACGCGATGGTACGGGTCGACCCGGCCGCCGCCCGCGAGGTGCTGGGCCGGCAGTTGCGGCAGGCGTCCGAACTGTTTCCCGAGTCGAAGAACCTGGTGTTCTATCTCGGTGAGGGCGGCCCGGGCAGCCGGGTGCGGGACACGTCCTTCGACGACATCCCCGACGGCGCCATCGCCGGCGGAGCGGTGCTCGGTTACGGCACCGACGCCGGTGGCCCGATCCCGCAGGGCTGGATCGACGGTAACAAGGTGTACTTCAGCGACCCCGCCACCAACGCACCGGCGAACTCCGCCATCGACGAGAGCCGGCTCAAGCAGATCGCGTCGGACCTCGGGGTGCCCTATCTCCACCGTGCCGCCGGGCAGTCCATCACCCCGGCGGTGCCTGCGGTGGAGTCGGCGAGTCCGGAGTCCGACGACGATCTGCACGGATCGAAGTTCGTCGAACGCCGGGAGCTGTATTGGATCTTCTCACTGCTCGCGTCGGTCCTCGTGCTGGTGGAGATCGTGTTGACGATCCGTGAGTTCCGGCGTAACCGCATGTCGCGCATGAGAGTTCAGACATGA
- a CDS encoding tetratricopeptide repeat protein — MMLMKRPAAAVRGVLNRMRATYRHGPSRLRLRWRLYAVSAPLIVVLLAVAAKMISVVLVGNSAIADFDRHDIESLRGDVAMLEFVNVIDPAKTSFANADLLVLEGRLDDAEAKFRESLTRTDHGASCPARVNLELVQETLGDIATRSGRKDDAERWYRSAIGVVNDAPPACFADNDDPNEDRRAIRHEALPRLEQKLANLRRPPEPPPPPPNPIDPPPPPTSLTQMTSAPPLPHLGPAPDGAGAGDGAERAPQPGEGADQAPQPREGSDQAPQPGEGADEAPRPGDGSAEAPRPGDGEGPQPRAQPPLPGPNMPAPPTARGGEGPVVGPEGGDIDVLNPVSPDRLPSVGGGGPPGQELGIGDGDPLEQLRKLLDNANAHGDNRE; from the coding sequence ATGATGTTGATGAAGCGGCCGGCCGCGGCGGTGCGGGGCGTGCTGAACCGGATGCGAGCCACCTACCGGCACGGACCGTCCCGGCTGCGGCTGCGCTGGCGGCTGTACGCGGTCTCGGCGCCCCTGATCGTCGTGCTGCTCGCGGTCGCGGCGAAGATGATCAGCGTGGTGCTGGTGGGCAATTCGGCGATCGCCGATTTCGACCGGCACGACATCGAGTCCCTGCGCGGCGATGTCGCGATGCTCGAGTTCGTCAACGTGATCGACCCGGCGAAGACCTCGTTCGCCAACGCCGATCTGTTGGTCCTGGAAGGCCGGCTGGACGACGCCGAGGCGAAGTTCCGGGAGTCGCTGACCCGCACCGACCACGGCGCTTCGTGCCCGGCCCGGGTGAACTTGGAGCTGGTGCAGGAAACGTTGGGCGACATCGCGACCCGCAGTGGGCGCAAGGACGACGCCGAGCGGTGGTACCGCAGCGCGATCGGGGTGGTCAACGACGCGCCGCCGGCATGCTTCGCCGACAACGACGATCCGAACGAGGATCGCCGCGCCATCCGTCACGAGGCGTTGCCGCGGCTGGAGCAGAAACTGGCGAACCTGCGGCGGCCGCCGGAACCGCCACCGCCGCCGCCGAATCCGATCGACCCGCCACCCCCGCCGACCTCGTTGACCCAGATGACGTCGGCGCCGCCGTTGCCGCACCTCGGCCCCGCGCCGGACGGTGCGGGGGCCGGTGACGGCGCCGAGCGAGCGCCGCAGCCGGGGGAGGGCGCAGATCAGGCCCCGCAACCGCGGGAGGGTAGCGACCAAGCACCGCAACCGGGGGAGGGTGCCGATGAGGCTCCCCGGCCGGGGGACGGATCCGCGGAGGCGCCGCGACCGGGGGATGGGGAGGGACCCCAGCCCAGGGCCCAGCCGCCCCTGCCCGGGCCGAACATGCCCGCGCCGCCCACCGCGCGGGGCGGGGAGGGACCGGTGGTCGGGCCCGAAGGCGGGGACATCGACGTGCTGAACCCGGTGTCACCGGACCGGCTGCCGTCCGTCGGCGGCGGTGGCCCGCCGGGACAGGAACTCGGCATCGGTGACGGCGATCCGCTGGAGCAGCTGCGCAAACTGCTCGACAACGCCAACGCGCACGGCGACAACCGCGAGTGA
- a CDS encoding polyamine aminopropyltransferase: MTLGRTLSAGTPGAAGSTRRWRALLLAAVAACAACGLIYELALLTLSASVHGGGIVATSLIVAGYVAALGAGALLVKPLLGHAAITFIAVETLLGIIGGLSAAALYLAFVFIGGSLWVLVVGTALIGCLVGAEVPLLMTLLQRGRVAGAADTGRVLANLNAADYLGALIGGLSWPFLLLPQLGMIRGAAVTGVINLTAAAVVAVFLLRHIISGRQLAAALGVLAAALTLLTTLLVRADGIETTSRQRLYADPIIAYERSPYQEIVITRRGADLRLYLDGGLQFSTRDEHRYTESLVHPALDESTRSVLILGGGDGLAARELLRYPGIDSIVQVELDPAVIELARTTLRPVNGGALDDPRVTVVTDDAMRWLREPPPDLRPPGGFDAVIVDLPDPDTPVLGRLYSTEFYALVTRALAPGGRMVVQAGSPYSTPTAFWRTVSTIASAGYAVTPYHVHVPTFGDWGFVLATRGTEPPRPTVPANAPELRFLDQRVLDAATVFGKDRPPLTLEPSTLDRPRVVDDIRRGWQ; this comes from the coding sequence GTGACGCTCGGCAGGACCCTCTCCGCCGGGACGCCGGGCGCCGCCGGGTCCACGCGGCGCTGGCGGGCGCTGCTGCTGGCCGCGGTGGCGGCCTGCGCGGCCTGCGGACTGATCTATGAACTCGCGCTGCTCACCCTGTCGGCGAGCGTGCACGGCGGCGGCATCGTCGCCACCTCGTTGATCGTGGCGGGTTACGTGGCGGCGTTGGGCGCCGGCGCCCTGCTGGTCAAACCACTGCTCGGGCACGCCGCCATCACGTTCATCGCGGTGGAGACACTGCTCGGGATCATCGGCGGGCTCTCGGCCGCGGCGCTGTACCTCGCGTTCGTGTTCATCGGCGGTTCACTGTGGGTGCTGGTGGTGGGCACCGCGCTGATCGGATGCCTGGTCGGCGCCGAGGTGCCGCTGCTGATGACACTGCTGCAGCGCGGCCGTGTCGCCGGCGCCGCCGACACCGGCCGGGTGCTGGCCAACCTCAACGCCGCCGACTATCTGGGCGCGCTGATCGGCGGCCTGTCCTGGCCGTTCCTCCTGCTGCCCCAGCTCGGCATGATCCGGGGCGCCGCGGTCACCGGCGTGATCAACCTCACCGCGGCCGCCGTGGTCGCGGTGTTCCTGTTGCGGCACATCATCAGTGGCCGCCAGCTCGCCGCCGCGCTGGGGGTCCTCGCCGCGGCACTGACCCTGCTCACCACGCTGCTGGTGCGCGCCGACGGTATCGAGACCACCAGCCGGCAGCGGCTCTACGCCGATCCGATCATCGCCTACGAGCGGTCGCCGTATCAGGAGATCGTGATCACCCGGCGGGGCGCGGATCTGCGGCTGTATCTGGATGGCGGCCTGCAGTTCTCGACCCGCGACGAGCACCGCTACACCGAGAGTCTGGTGCATCCGGCGCTCGACGAGTCGACCCGCTCGGTGCTGATCCTCGGCGGTGGCGACGGTCTGGCGGCACGGGAGCTGCTGCGCTACCCCGGCATCGACAGCATCGTGCAGGTCGAACTCGACCCGGCGGTGATCGAGTTGGCGCGCACCACGTTACGCCCGGTCAACGGCGGCGCGCTGGACGATCCCCGGGTCACGGTCGTCACCGACGATGCGATGCGGTGGCTGCGTGAACCGCCGCCGGATCTGCGTCCGCCCGGTGGATTCGACGCGGTGATCGTCGATCTGCCCGATCCGGACACCCCGGTGCTGGGCCGGCTCTACTCGACCGAGTTCTATGCGCTCGTCACCCGTGCGCTCGCGCCCGGCGGGCGCATGGTGGTTCAGGCCGGCAGCCCCTACTCGACGCCGACGGCGTTCTGGCGCACCGTTTCGACGATCGCATCCGCCGGGTACGCGGTCACGCCGTACCACGTGCACGTCCCCACCTTCGGCGACTGGGGTTTCGTGCTGGCGACCCGTGGCACCGAGCCGCCACGGCCCACCGTGCCGGCCAACGCCCCGGAGCTGCGGTTCTTGGATCAGCGAGTTCTGGACGCCGCCACCGTGTTCGGCAAGGACCGTCCGCCTCTCACACTGGAACCCTCCACCCTGGATCGGCCCCGGGTGGTGGACGACATCCGGCGTGGCTGGCAGTGA
- a CDS encoding DUF350 domain-containing protein: MNTAAVEFGTISGEYLAQNVVAAILYFLVGVAVLAAGFVTVDLLTPGNLRRLVFVERRPNAVAVATGMYIALATVVVSTIVASSNELGQGLVDAAVYGLIGVALQGAALVVLEVVVPGRFRDLIAEERLHPAAIATAVVLVAVGAVNAAALS, from the coding sequence ATGAACACCGCCGCCGTCGAGTTCGGAACCATCAGCGGTGAGTACCTCGCCCAGAACGTGGTGGCTGCGATTCTCTACTTCCTGGTCGGAGTCGCCGTGCTGGCAGCCGGTTTCGTCACGGTGGACCTGTTGACCCCCGGAAACCTGCGCCGGTTGGTGTTCGTCGAACGCCGGCCGAACGCGGTCGCCGTCGCCACCGGGATGTACATCGCGCTCGCCACGGTGGTGGTCAGCACCATCGTCGCCAGCTCGAACGAACTCGGGCAGGGCCTCGTCGACGCCGCGGTGTACGGGCTCATCGGCGTCGCGCTGCAGGGCGCGGCGCTGGTCGTGCTGGAGGTGGTGGTGCCCGGCCGGTTCCGGGACCTCATCGCCGAGGAACGTCTGCATCCGGCGGCGATCGCCACCGCGGTGGTGCTGGTGGCAGTCGGCGCGGTGAACGCAGCCGCCCTGTCGTGA